A single window of Nicotiana sylvestris chromosome 3, ASM39365v2, whole genome shotgun sequence DNA harbors:
- the LOC104211005 gene encoding anaerobic nitrite reductase HB2 codes for MGFTEKQEAMVKDSWEIMKKNIPQLSLRFFSLILEIAPAAKNMFSFLKDSNEIPQNNPKLKAHAVKVFKMTCESAIQLREKGEVVVGETTLKYLGSVHLQKGVIDPHFEVVKEALLRTVKEAMGEKWSEEMKEAWGEAYDQLAAAIKAEMHAEAAAA; via the exons ATGGGGTTCACAGAGAAACAAGAAGCTATGGTGAAGGATTCTTGGGAAATCATGAAGAAAAATATTCCTCAACTCAGTCTTCGTTTCTTCTCCTT GATCTTGGAGATAGCACCAGCAGCAAAGAACATGTTCTCATTCTTGAAGGATTCGAACGAAATTCCTCAGAACAATCCTAAACTTAAAGCCCACGCTGTTAAAGTTTTCAAGATG ACATGTGAATCGGCCATTCAACTGCGGGAGAAGGGTGAAGTGGTGGTTGGTGAGACTACGCTCAAGTACTTGGGATCCGTCCATCTCCAAAAGGGAGTTATTGACCCCCACTTTGAG GTAGTAAAAGAAGCATTGTTGAGAACAGTGAAAGAAGCAATGGGAGAGAAATGGAGCGAAGAGATGAAAGAAGCATGGGGTGAAGCCTACGACCAGTTGGCTGCTGCCATTAAAGCTGAGATGCACGCTGAGGCTGCTGCTGCCTAG